The DNA segment TCCACAAGAAGTTTCCTACAAATGGCTTCACTATAGCGCCTATCGAGTAATTCCATTCATATATATACCATGGGAATCCTCCTGGCAATTCTCCTTTATACGCTAAGCATACGAAGCTAGGATAATCTGGATTATACTGGCATGGTTTATAATTCAAGTATATACATGGTGGTACAATAATTTCATTACTAGCAGATAGTAAGCATGCTGCTGTGCTATTGAAGTATAATTTTATTTCATAAATGTTATTTGCCGGAACACAAGAGTATACTAATGAAGGCATTGTACCGTATACTATTTTCATTGCATAATTTGGTATTTCTGAATAGTTAACGTAGACTGGAATACCGAAGTAATTGCCTATGTATACGTGGCTAATGTTAAGTCCTAATGGATTATTATTTGGACAATATCCTGGCATGTCAAAATACCATATAGAGAAGTTGTAATCTAATGCAGTTAGAGGCATACCGTTTATCCACGTAGCATTATGAACGAAGCAGAATATAATCTCAGTACCGTTTATGATCTTATGCCCGTTTATAGTAACATTGTATAGATGTATTATCTTATAATTGGCAACATAAGGCTGCAAACCTAGAGGTGTTGGCTCACTAGGTGGAGTAGTTAATGGAGTCGGTACTCCCTGATCCCATATTTCTGAAGACGAGTAGAAGTTACAGTATAAAATATCCATATTTGGTGCTTTAAATCCACAAGTTCCCATTGCCTCTACTAGTCTTCCGGTTATTGTATTTCCTTCATGTATGTCAGTATATGTAAGCGTATATCCCTCGTCTGGAGACGCAACATAGCCATAATAGTTATTGGTAATTGCGGGCGTAATACATGTAGTCCAACCTAGTATTACCCATGGTTCATCCCATTGTAAGTCTACTAAAGCATTAGCTAGGTTAACTAAAGCTTGAGAGTAAGTCGGATCTTTTGTATAAGCTGCAGATAATTGAGCATTAACTGTTGAATTTACATAACAGTTAAATTCTACTATAGGAGCCAGAGGCCCCAGAGTGGAATAATAGTCAGCTATAAGTGCTGTATAGCTTAGGTATCCAAAATTAATTAATCCATATTTTAAGCTAGATAGGTCAGTACCAAGGCATGATCCTGGGTAGTCTATAATCTCTAAATTCTTACCGAAATGTATCTCACATGCGTTATGTTCTAGCATGCTTATCCAAGCCTTGCAATTATAGAAATCTTCTTGAATATAAACTGGAATAACTACTGGAGTTCCATTAGGATATGTCCATTCACCTAATGACGGGTTATAAACCAAACCTGCATCCTTTAAATATTGACATGCTCTTTTTGGACAGTAAGATTCATGAGCACTATATATACTATATAGTTCACTTATTAAAGTAGTATTGCTTGCTAAGCAGGGAAATACTGCAGGACATATATATAATCCATTAGGTACACCTTTAAGTCCATTACATAGTATTTGAGATTCTACACAAGCAGGATTTATTAAACTAGCTATTGCCCATCTGAAATATACATTATTTTCTGGATAATATTTGAAGTTAAATTGAAAGAATATAAAGCTATAGGTCACTTCATCATATACAGACACCGATGGTAACTTCTCTAAAGTTTCTATGCATGAGCTTAAAAATTGTGAAGCTGGAAGTGCATTAATTAATTGTATATTACCAGATAAGAAGCACTCGTAGATCTGTGTATTTATTGTATAATTCCATAAGAATATTATTGAACCTAAATATGGACCGAACTTACAGTAGTCTATTGCAGGAGTTACATGTTGTTTTAATGCCGATGGCGCTACAAAAACTCCTGCGGCCTCCGAAACTATCATACCTCCTAATAAAACTATTATACCTAGCAAGAGAATTTTAAAGTATATAGATTTACTTTTCATACAAGTTTTTGATGGAATATTTACTTAAAAACCTTTCTCAAATTCTCACCTTATATGTAAGCAAAACTTAAACTTTTAATACTATATATGAATCAAATATTTCATCACAACGATGATGAAAGAAATTTAAAGTTAAAAATAATTTTTAAGTTCTAATATGCTTTCACTTTAATACATCACTATTTATCTATGAGATTTCATAAAAATTTATATTCTAATATGGACTCAATCTATTGAGGATATAAATATGAGATCTACTCAAGTAGGAATAATATTATTTATCATTATATTAATTGTTGTTGCCGCAATAGGAATATACTTAAATTCTGAAATATCTGCATTATCTTCCAGTTATAATTCCTTAGCTAGTAAGTATAACGCATTAAAGAGCGAATCTTATACAATGAACTCGTCATATGCTAGTTTAAAGGCTAATTATACGGAATTATCCAATAATTATAATGAACTAAAATCCTATTTTACGGCATTATTAGAGCATTATGAGAGTTTAAATGAATCCTTCTACGGTAATAAGTCAATGTTACTGTCAGAATTAAACCTTGAAGATGGATATGCTACAGCATATCAAGTTTTAGAATATTTGGCTTCCTCAAACGCTAAAGAAATCTCAAATATGTTCTGCCCCAACGTAACTGGCTTCATTTCTGTAGGTAAAATTAACGGTAGCTTTAGTGGAATTGTTAATGTAAATAAAATGTTTTCACAAGTATTCGCATATCCAATAGTTAGAGCGTTCCTATGCTGTGGAGTTGTGTATAACACTTCTCACTGCCTTATAATATCTGCTTTAGTAAAATATTGTAACGTTAACAGTACCGGAGGAACAACGTTTATTTACGTATTATATCATATGACCTTATCTAATCAGTCAATGTTCACATGGAAGATAAGCAGTATAGATGTATATAATTACTTTAATGAAATCCAGTATCAGATGGCATTAGATGGACTTACATACATTCACGCAATATGCTCTAAAGATACTCCAGTAATTTCAGAGTTAGGAATAGGGCAATTCCCAAGCTATGTATTCTTCTGTACTAACTTACCATTGGCAGGAAATTACACGGTATCAGAGTTAAACAGTTTATTAAAGAATGTGACAACTTTCAATATAAGAATAGATTACTATAACTTTACTGCAGTTGGAAACTGTTTAACTGGAGTTATCTACGCATACGTTAAAATGATATATAACGGACATACATTCTGTGGAGAATTAAAGATTAGTGAACATGCAAAAGTTCAGGCTAACGGCTTGCCAGAAATATATCAAGTAAGTTTCTGTAAAATGTGACTTTCTAAAGTAATATTAAAGAATAAAAATTTTAATTATTTTTTATATTATAAGATTAATTTAGGAAAAATTTACATCAAAACATGCTTATCTAAGCAATTTATTTGGATATAACCTCTTTTAAATTATAATTTAACAAAAGTAATGCGTCCTTACTAATGAAATATAAACTTATGATTTACTCACAATAAACTGTTCAACTATCTTAGACTATTACAATAAAATAATTTATTATAATCATCTATTACTTTTTAAAAAATCTAGGATAAAATTGATTATTAGCCGATATTATGTTTTACTCATCTTTAAAAATCCTCCTTTCCGAAGGTTCGAAAATTAGGATTTTAATTCTCGTCATATACTTTAAGATTATGAAAATAGGAATTTATGAGTTAAAGGCAAAGAAAGGAGTAATTAGAACAACTGTAAAATACTACGGAGATTCGTTAGACATAAAAATATCCGGAGATTTCATGGTGTTCCCAGAGGACGTAATTTTTGATCTGGAAAAGAAACTTCAAGGTCTCTCTTTAAACGACTTGCAAAACTTGCCTAAGATCTTAGAGGAAATTTTATCAAAGGCTACGCTTTTTGGGTGTACAATTGAAGATTTTAAGAACTCAATTTACGGTGCTTTAAGAGAGGTGGGATTATGAGAGTTTTATTCTATGAAAATGACGAAAATCCCTATTTTAGTATGGCCTTTGAAGAAAGCTTGTGGAGAAACCTTAAAGAGGGTAAAGTTGATAATACTTTAAGATTTTGGAGGCATAAAAATGTAGCAATTATAGGATATTTCCAATTGGCAGAGGAAGAATTAAACTTCGACGTCATTAGGAAATATAAGATTGACGTCGTTAGGAGATTTACCGGTGGAGGCGCAGTATATCAAGATATGGGCTGCTTAATATGGACTATAGCGGTTAAAGGTCCGAAAGACGGAGGGGTAAACTATTTGTACGATTTCCTCCTCAAGGGTTTTGTTAATGCATTAAAACATTTTGCCAATGTAAGAGTAGAAAATGTAAACGACGTTGTTGTAAATGAAAGAAAGGTTTCGGGAACTTCAGCGACATTTCAAGAAGATTACTATTTACTTCACGGAACTTTACTCATAAATACTAATCTGGAACTTATGGGCAAAGTACTTAAGGTTTCTAAGGCTAAGTTATCAGATAAGGGAGTCTCAGAGGTTAAATATCGTGTCACTAACCTCGTTGACGCTCTAGGAAGGAAAATAGATACTTCAGAAATAATAGATGCAATAATAAAGGAGTATTCTTCTCTTCTGGGAGAAAAAGCCTATTTCGACTTGCCAACTACTGATGAAATAAAACTTGCAGAAGAACTTTATGAGAAAAAATACTCTAAGCCAGAATGGAATTTACTTAGGCTACCTTCAAGCTACTTTGAATAATTTCGTCAATCCTTACGTGGGAGGATTTCAACTATCGAGACTCCAATCTTCTTACTGGAGTTTTAGACTATTCTTTATAGAAATTTCGGCACAAGATTCCTTAAAATTTCCTTTAATTTTTCAAATGACGCGTTTATGTCACTTATTCTCACATACTCGTCGGAGGAATGCAACTTATTAAGCTCACCCGGACCGTAGACTATGGTAGGAATTCCCTTCAACCTAAAGTACCTTCCATCTGTTGCATAAGGAGTAATAAAAGGTTTAAGACCTAGAAAGAAAGGTAAGGAAGTGTAATTGGGCTCTGAGGAATTTATTACTTCAATTTCTCCTTTAACTCTTATTTTTTCTAAAACTTCTCCAGTCGTAATCCCAGGAGGAATTCTCATGTCTATTTCAACTTCAGCATAATCTGGAACTACGTTAACTTTAGTTCCACCTTTGATTACTCCAGGGTTAAAGGTTATTTTCCTCACATCACCAAATATTTTATCGTCAATCTCCTTGACATTATTTACAGCTTCTTCCAACTCTTTTGGAATATTGACGGAAAAATCGTTTATCTCTTTCTCTAAAACTAGAATATCGTCTATTAACTTTAAAATAGAGTTATCGCCGAGAGAGGGAGTGCTTCCATGAGCTGATTTACCCCTTTCCTTTATTTTAATTTGCAATAAGCCCTTTTCTCCTATGTTTATTCTCCCTGAACCCGTGGGTTCTCCTATTATTACAAAGAAAGGAGAAAACTCTTCAGCTAAGAATTTACTTCCTTTTTTACCTCCAGTTTCCTCGTCTGGGACTGCTGTAAAAAGCAAAGGGTAATCTAACTTATCTGCCATGGATACGTAAGTTTCCATGAGAACTGCTAATCCTGCCTTCATATCCGTTGCTCCTCTTCCGTAAATTTTATCGTCTACTATCTTAGGAACGAAAGGATCTAAAGTCCAGCCTCCCCCTGGAGGAACTACATCGAAATGTCCATTAAGCATTAAAGGCCTTCCTTTTCCGCTTGAGGAAATTACCACTGGATATCCTTTAACGTATTCCTTAATTTCTGCCTTAAAACCTTGATTTTCCAAATAGTCCTTTATAAACAAAGCGCATTCATAGAGCTCGTTGTCATTATAAGTCTTGAAAGAAATTAGCTTCTTTGTCAGTTCTATTAGCATGAAAATAAAAAGTGAAACTCTTGTAATTATTGTTTTCTACTTCTTTTCTTCTTTTCTTGTGCTAAGAAAGGCTTAATTGCTTCAACTATTGCAGAGCACTCGTCTAGCTTTTTCTTAACTATATTTAAGAAGCAGCATAGTGATGAAAATCTCTCAAAGTTTGTAAACTTTATTGAATTTTGAGGCCTTTCTGTAGATATAGCTAGAAACTTTATTTGCCCAGCTAGCGCTTTTAAGCTTAATTTTCCTACTGTGGCAAGTTCTGTTGTGTTCCACTTTCCTTCTACTGTTTCAGGAAACTTTATTTCGTTCCAGCTTACTTTACTGCAATCAACATTAACTTCAAACTCTTCTTTTTGAGAGAATAAGTCAACTATTTCCGCTTCATTTGTCCTTTCATTAAGAAAATTCTTTGAGGCTTCTCTTAATTGTTCATTAGTTGATGCACAACATGAAAGTGAGATTAAATCATCTAGACTTTCAAAATCTCTTAAGTTAATATTATTAGTACCCCTAGCAGTAGCTACTGATATTAGCGTCACTGTATTTGGTATGAAAAGTAATTCAAATCTAAAATAATTACTTTCAGCTAATCTAAGAATATAAGTCTTACCAGAAGAATCGGAGATAGATTTTATATCGCTTATCCTCTTATATAATTCGTCTTTATCACAATTATTAACAAAAAATTGGAATCCACGCATTTCCTTGATCTCTTCAGTAGAACACTTCATATCATCAATTATATGAGGTGGATATTTATTACTTTCTACCTTCTATGTAATTAAAAAGATTGTTAAAAAAATTACTTCCTTCTTAATAGGATTATTGCAGCAGCTATTATGATAATTACTACGATAGCTATACCAACTACGAACGAAGTGCTAAGGCTTGGTGAAGTAACAGTAGTTGAAGGAGGTGTAGTGGTTGTTGTAGTGCTAGTAGTAGTAGTTATTTGCTTATACGTTATTGAAATCTTTACTGCTTGAGTTAGTGTCAGTGTTCCTTGCGTAACGTTAGGCGAGTAACCATTAGTTGTAGTAAATATTCTGTACTCATAAGTGCCATAAGGTAGTGTTATAGTTAGCGAGGAGGATGCAGTTGTGTAATTCCTTCCGTCTATACATACAGACCATGTTGTACCGCTTGGCAGTCCTGTCTCCTCAAATGTTATGGTAAAGTTCTCAGGTACGAAAGTGAATTTCAATTCAGTATTCTTACTTAGGTTTACAAATTCTTCTTCTGTTATTGGTATATAATATTTAGAGTAAACTTTAACCATGTATTCTCCATAAGGTAGTGTTATATTAATCTCATTCATTGTAGTTGTATAGTTACTTCCGTTAATATTTACTGTCCATTCATATCCGCTAGGTAATCCGCTTTCAATTATTGTTAAAGTGTAATTCATTACAGTAAACTTTATGTTAATTACTTCGTTCATTGTTAAGTTTATAATACCTTGAGTAACGTTGGGCATATAATGTGGAGAGAATATTTTGTATTCATACACTCCCATAGGTAATGTTATTGTAATGTAGCAGGCATTAGTCGTATGATTTTCATTATCAATACAAACTGTCCATGATACTCCTTTTGGCAACCCTGTCTCTTTGAATGTTATATTATAAAGTATTGCATAAAACGTGACTTTTATAGTGGTATTACTAGTTAAATTAATGTATCCCATTGTGGGCGTTACTTTATAGCCAGTTACATTAAGTACTTTATACTCATAATATCCATAAGGTAATAAGAAGCAAATTCTAGAAGACGTTGAGGTAGAAATGGTGCCATTAACGCAGACAGCCCATTTTGTACCGCTTACTAATCCAGTTTCTTCAAAAGTCAAGTTAAACTTTACTGGAGTAAAGGAAATTTGAAGTGTTGTGTTGGAGCTTAAAGTTATGCTTCCTTGAGACGGTGAAGGAATATAATATGCTGAATATACCTTATAGAAATACGTTCCTGGAGGTAATATGAAAGTTATTTCGTTAGATGTTGAGGTCTCATTTGTTCCATTAATACATACGGTCCAAGATTTGCCAACAGGTAAACCAGTTTCTTTAAATGTTAAGTAGTATACTATCTTACATACACTAATTTCAGTTACCTCATTGGATCCGGAATCCGCTACATAAACTGCTGAAGGAGTTACGAGTATAAATCTAGGAGAATTCCCTGTAGGTATTTGATATATTACTCTAGAGGAGTTAATTACACTTAACGAGTTTGAACCTAAGTTTGCTACGTAAACTAAACCATTGTAGGAATCATAAGTTATGAATACTGGATACTGCCCTACTGTTATTTTACCTACGACTTTAGTTCCACTAACCATGTAAACAGTATTATTACATAAGCTAGCTATATAAACGTAAGAAGGGCTGTAAGTTATGGCTACAGGGTATGGAACGCTAATAGTGCAAATTACTGAGGTTCCATTTATTACGCTAGTTGAATTTGATTCTAAGTTTAATACATAAACAAGACCGTTATAAGGATCATAAATAATCTGTCTTGGAGCTTGACCTACTGATATTGTCGCAATAACCTTTTCGCCTTTGATTACTGAGACCGTAGAGAAACCGTTATCAGAAACATAAATATAGCCATTACTAGGATCGTAAACTAAACAAACTGGGTGGCATTCAACTTGAATATTACAAACTACTTTTGTACCATTAATTACGCTTACTATTCCTACTCCTGCTTTATAAGAGTTTAAATTGGCAACGTAAATTAAACCGTTTACACATAATAATGCAACTGGCGAATAACCTATTTCTCCTCCTACGGTAACAGTTGCTATTACTTCTGTTCCATTAATTATACTAATGGAATTAGATAAGGTATTAGCCACGTAAATTAAACCGTTCTGTTTATCGTATACTATTGCAGTAGGATCAGTGCCAACGGATATTGTAGCTATAACAGTCGATGAGTTGATTACTGAAACTTGACCAGATCCTGAATCAACAACATAAACATATCCGTTGTTAGAATCGTAAGCCATTGCTGTAGGAAAACTGCCAACACTTATATTTGTAGTCTTAAATCCTTGTACTGCACTAGTTATAGGAATTATGCTTATTATTGAAACTATATATAATAATACTAATGTGATAATAAGTATTTTATTCACAATAACCACTGTCTTATACAAAACGCAGTTGGTAATAAATTTTTATGTCAATGAAGGGGGCAAAATAGTATATAAGGTTTTAAAAATGAAGATTCTAGTTTATCACAAGACCTATTAAAGAAATTTTTGCCTTAGAATTATACCGAACATATTTTCGATAGTTAATCTTAAAAATAATCTATAAAATTTCATCTTATGCAATTCGTTAGAAACTCTTCTGGACTAGTTAAGAACGCCTCTTTGACAGACGCTATGATGCTCAATATTGCGAACATGGGAGCAGGGCTAGCAATATTCATTGGTATATCTCCTTATATAGTTAAGGGGGCAGTCCTATGGTTAGCTTCGCTTATAACCTTCTTGATCACCTTGCCTCTAGTTTTTCTATATACTTTCTTTATAATAGAAATTCACAGAACTGGTGGAGATTACGTTTGGCTAAGTAGGAAACTTAACGGCAAAATTGGATCCATAATGGGAATCGCTCTAGCCTTTAACATGCCGCCTTACTTTGCTCTTTCGGCTTTCTTTTCTGTTGCTGCGATAAATACTGTCCTTGAAGTAATAGGAACTTTAAACCACGAAAAAGCTCTCCTTAATTTAGCCAATACCGTATTCGTTAACCCCTACAGTCCCTCTATTACACTAACTCAAGAAATATTAATTTATATTCTTGCAGCAATAGCTTTTGCAATAATAATAGGAATAAATATCTTGAAGCCTAAGTGGGGGTTCTCCCTCGTAACTGCTTTGGGTACTTTAGCAATATTAGGTACTATAGTTGCAATGATAGAACTGGGAATAAATGTTCAGGATTTCCATAGTAAAATTTCCACATTCTTGACAGACTTTAATCTCACTCCCTCAACTTACACTGGACCTACTTTCAGTTTACCTGCGACAATTTACATGATACCTTACTTTGCTTCTTTTGCTTACATATGGCTCTACGCGGGGCCCGCTGTTTCTGCCGAAATTAAAAGTGAGAGAGGAATAAAATATAATATAATTCTAGGTAGTTTATTAACTCTCTTCCTTATCACAGTACCTTTCTATTTACTCTGTATTGCTGGAGGTTATGGTTTCAATTTCAGCCTATTTCCTACTGAAACATATAATTTCTGGAGCGTTGCAATTGCCTTAGCAGAAAACCAAGCTTTACAATGGTTTATAGGAATTTCATTAATAAGTTGGGAATTCTTCGTAATGGCTTTCGGAGTTATAGTATTTGCAAGGTATGTATTCGCGTTCTCTTTTGATAGATTATTTCCTGAGATATTCTCTAGACTTAATAAGAGTAGCTCGCCAGTTTACGCTCACTTACTCGACTTTGCAGTTACTTTAGTTTTCCTAGCAGTACCGATAATAAGCCCTGAGGGTGTGCAAGCTTTATACTCTTACACACCCCTAGCAATTGCTTACCTATTCCTAGTATCTTTAGCAGGGATAAAATTCAGTTTAGAAGGCAAAAAGAGGATAGGAATGCTAATATCGTCTATATTATCTGCGGCATTTATGATATTCATGGGCTATGAAGCATTTACTAACCCTTATTTTGGAGTAATATCAAATGGACAACCTTTCTGGCCAGGCATTGCTTACGTTCTAAGTTTAATAGGCTTAGGAATAGTAATATACGTGGCATCTAAAGAGTATAATTTAAGGAGAGGAATAAACATAGACTTGAATTATAAGGAAATCCCTCCAGAATAACTATTATTTTTGTATTCTAGTAAAAAGAATTTTTTATTCAATATATGCTGTGGTTATATTTATATCCCTTCCTTCTTTAAAAGTATAATAAATTATTTAAATTTTTATATTTAGCTCTCGTCTCTATAAGGAAACGGGAGTTAATGGGACGGAAAGGGGATAGATAGCCCAAGGCGTTAATGACGCTCCTCCACAGCTCGAGTGAAGTGCAACAGCATGAAAGTCTCTCACTCTTCCAATGCTCTGAGCCCCCGAATTGATGAGCCCCTTGGGAGGGAACTCTTCCAAGAGGAAGTCAGAGAACCTTACTATTTTCAATAGATAGAGAACGGATACTATATAGCCTACGTAAAATATAAAAAAAGATAGGGTAAATAAGTTAACCATGGAAGCTAACATAAGATATATCGTTTTATCTAGAATATTCAGAAGTCTCCCTTTAAGTTATATGTCCTTTCTTGTCCCTTTATATTTGCATAAAATAGGTATTCCTACTTTTCTCATAGGAATTTATTTTCTTATAGCTACAATCTCAACGTCTTTCCTCTTGGTCCTTTCTGGCTTCCTTGGAGATGCTTATGGTAAGAGGAATATTTTACTACTTTTGAGTATTCTCTTTTCCTTAAATTTATTCATTTTTGCTTTCATAAAAATTCCATTAGTAGTATTTCTAACTTCGGTTTTAGGAATAGGTACTGCTTCAGGAGGCGGCATTGGAGGAGGAGCAGGAGGAGGCCCTTTTAACCCATTACAAACTGCTTTAATTGCTGACTATTCGAGGCCAGAAGAGAGGACTAAATTATATTCCATAAATTTTGCAGCGGCTACAATTTCTGCTTTTGCAGGCGGGTTAATATCAGATTTAATAACCACTGTGTATCCTCCTTCAATTTCTTACTCATTACTTTTTACGCTAGGCTTTATAATTTCATTATTTTCTATCTTCTTTGTTTACCTAATAGATAAGGATCACGGAACAGGAAAAATAAGCATACCAAAAGCTTCTTTCTCCTCAATTTCCAAAATTTCTATAGCGGGCAGCTTAGGTAGTATAGGCTTAGGAATGGTTATGCCTTTAATACCTCTTTGGTTCA comes from the Acidianus infernus genome and includes:
- a CDS encoding lipoate--protein ligase family protein; this translates as MKIGIYELKAKKGVIRTTVKYYGDSLDIKISGDFMVFPEDVIFDLEKKLQGLSLNDLQNLPKILEEILSKATLFGCTIEDFKNSIYGALREVGL
- a CDS encoding M20 family metallopeptidase produces the protein MLIELTKKLISFKTYNDNELYECALFIKDYLENQGFKAEIKEYVKGYPVVISSSGKGRPLMLNGHFDVVPPGGGWTLDPFVPKIVDDKIYGRGATDMKAGLAVLMETYVSMADKLDYPLLFTAVPDEETGGKKGSKFLAEEFSPFFVIIGEPTGSGRINIGEKGLLQIKIKERGKSAHGSTPSLGDNSILKLIDDILVLEKEINDFSVNIPKELEEAVNNVKEIDDKIFGDVRKITFNPGVIKGGTKVNVVPDYAEVEIDMRIPPGITTGEVLEKIRVKGEIEVINSSEPNYTSLPFFLGLKPFITPYATDGRYFRLKGIPTIVYGPGELNKLHSSDEYVRISDINASFEKLKEILRNLVPKFL
- a CDS encoding amino acid permease translates to MQFVRNSSGLVKNASLTDAMMLNIANMGAGLAIFIGISPYIVKGAVLWLASLITFLITLPLVFLYTFFIIEIHRTGGDYVWLSRKLNGKIGSIMGIALAFNMPPYFALSAFFSVAAINTVLEVIGTLNHEKALLNLANTVFVNPYSPSITLTQEILIYILAAIAFAIIIGINILKPKWGFSLVTALGTLAILGTIVAMIELGINVQDFHSKISTFLTDFNLTPSTYTGPTFSLPATIYMIPYFASFAYIWLYAGPAVSAEIKSERGIKYNIILGSLLTLFLITVPFYLLCIAGGYGFNFSLFPTETYNFWSVAIALAENQALQWFIGISLISWEFFVMAFGVIVFARYVFAFSFDRLFPEIFSRLNKSSSPVYAHLLDFAVTLVFLAVPIISPEGVQALYSYTPLAIAYLFLVSLAGIKFSLEGKKRIGMLISSILSAAFMIFMGYEAFTNPYFGVISNGQPFWPGIAYVLSLIGLGIVIYVASKEYNLRRGINIDLNYKEIPPE
- a CDS encoding MFS transporter — encoded protein: MEANIRYIVLSRIFRSLPLSYMSFLVPLYLHKIGIPTFLIGIYFLIATISTSFLLVLSGFLGDAYGKRNILLLLSILFSLNLFIFAFIKIPLVVFLTSVLGIGTASGGGIGGGAGGGPFNPLQTALIADYSRPEERTKLYSINFAAATISAFAGGLISDLITTVYPPSISYSLLFTLGFIISLFSIFFVYLIDKDHGTGKISIPKASFSSISKISIAGSLGSIGLGMVMPLIPLWFKLDFDATESEISYLYSISYSLVGISFLFADKIEKVIGRVKSISILRGLSSLFLLLIPFSPTFFIASILFLARGVTYTITIPMRQSLAMDVFSDKERASGTSITGLARRIPYGLGSLISGALFSVGLFTLSIFLGGVISLFDPLLYYVFFRNYEKRE
- a CDS encoding YncE family protein, which gives rise to MVIVNKILIITLVLLYIVSIISIIPITSAVQGFKTTNISVGSFPTAMAYDSNNGYVYVVDSGSGQVSVINSSTVIATISVGTDPTAIVYDKQNGLIYVANTLSNSISIINGTEVIATVTVGGEIGYSPVALLCVNGLIYVANLNSYKAGVGIVSVINGTKVVCNIQVECHPVCLVYDPSNGYIYVSDNGFSTVSVIKGEKVIATISVGQAPRQIIYDPYNGLVYVLNLESNSTSVINGTSVICTISVPYPVAITYSPSYVYIASLCNNTVYMVSGTKVVGKITVGQYPVFITYDSYNGLVYVANLGSNSLSVINSSRVIYQIPTGNSPRFILVTPSAVYVADSGSNEVTEISVCKIVYYLTFKETGLPVGKSWTVCINGTNETSTSNEITFILPPGTYFYKVYSAYYIPSPSQGSITLSSNTTLQISFTPVKFNLTFEETGLVSGTKWAVCVNGTISTSTSSRICFLLPYGYYEYKVLNVTGYKVTPTMGYINLTSNTTIKVTFYAILYNITFKETGLPKGVSWTVCIDNENHTTNACYITITLPMGVYEYKIFSPHYMPNVTQGIINLTMNEVINIKFTVMNYTLTIIESGLPSGYEWTVNINGSNYTTTMNEINITLPYGEYMVKVYSKYYIPITEEEFVNLSKNTELKFTFVPENFTITFEETGLPSGTTWSVCIDGRNYTTASSSLTITLPYGTYEYRIFTTTNGYSPNVTQGTLTLTQAVKISITYKQITTTTSTTTTTTPPSTTVTSPSLSTSFVVGIAIVVIIIIAAAIILLRRK
- a CDS encoding lipoate--protein ligase family protein, which codes for MRVLFYENDENPYFSMAFEESLWRNLKEGKVDNTLRFWRHKNVAIIGYFQLAEEELNFDVIRKYKIDVVRRFTGGGAVYQDMGCLIWTIAVKGPKDGGVNYLYDFLLKGFVNALKHFANVRVENVNDVVVNERKVSGTSATFQEDYYLLHGTLLINTNLELMGKVLKVSKAKLSDKGVSEVKYRVTNLVDALGRKIDTSEIIDAIIKEYSSLLGEKAYFDLPTTDEIKLAEELYEKKYSKPEWNLLRLPSSYFE